One Branchiostoma floridae strain S238N-H82 chromosome 1, Bfl_VNyyK, whole genome shotgun sequence genomic region harbors:
- the LOC118424146 gene encoding uncharacterized protein LOC118424146, whose protein sequence is MQNGSKTSDRSWNKMAISDPLLRELQTILKKLKEEPKPITDYCVLLKPLCETLERILRKGLKQPGSLFGINKRDYWSWMESTPNYVCNDKYNPFLNRAIDLTKSSPKLRTLQGRGRCFIRLALAKKIVSVPVEHLLRNARLTEYWYDSGLSIIANPPLGEALMALLFALTDINFELDIKNASFLDESWVIPVYKRLELVPCTSLGMTIRYLDNRIFVVKVEENGVAGEDNKIEPGDIVDELYQESLYGCKQGKVNSLLREHQGWPVYVSVIKCRLPDGTIYPPLVSRIKKLKEELKEFEVKKLNKKGPAPMPAHALLPQDYPEQAPVHDPEGKAEFNAKYVGQVSTGRYGDVAEIEGAVEKAIEQNKQQQITENKEVHVELTETEVIITDLKTNKELSKHSYTEISSCGRRSDMTKYFAFIAGDTQCSVSRNFTAFVFEAESADESKIILCSIAQGFGRTSWFV, encoded by the coding sequence ATGCAGAACGGGAGCAAGACATCGGACCGCAGCTGGAACAAAATGGCAATCAGCGATCCCCTTTTGAGGGAGTTGCAGACGATCCTGAAGAAGCTGAAGGAAGAGCCCAAACCCATCACTGACTACTGTGTGTTACTGAAGCCACTGTGTGAAACACTGGAGAGGATACTGAGGAAAGGCCTGAAACAGCCAGGGTCGTTGTTTGGCATCAATAAAAGAGATTACTGGTCATGGATGGAGTCAACTCCAAACTACGTGTGCAATGACAAGTACAATCCTTTCCTGAACCGGGCCATAGACCTAACGAAGTCGTCTCCCAAGTTACGTACTCTGCAAGGAAGAGGCAGGTGCTTCATCAGACTTGCCCTGGCCAAGAAAATCGTGAGTGTCCCTGTAGAACATCTGCTTAGAAATGCGAGACTAACCGAGTACTGGTACGATAGTGGGCTGTCTATCATTGCTAACCCGCCGCTAGGTGAAGCCCTCATGGCCTTGTTGTTTGCCCTGACTGACATTAACTTTGAACTTGATATAAAGAATGCCAGTTTCTTGGATGAGTCCTGGGTCATCCCTGTGTACAAGAGACTTGAACTGGTGCCATGTACATCTCTAGGGATGACTATAAGGTATCTGGATAACAGAATTTTTGTGGTGAAAGTGGAAGAGAATGGAGTCGCTGGAGAAGACAACAAGATTGAACCAGGAGACATCGTGGATGAGCTGTACCAGGAAAGTCTGTATGGCTGTAAGCAAGGGAAAGTAAACAGCCTGCTGCGGGAGCATCAGGGCTGGCCTGTGTACGTGTCTGTCATCAAGTGTAGGCTTCCTGATGGAACCATCTACCCACCTCTGGTGAGCAGGATAAAGAAGCTGAAGGAGGAGCTGAAGGAATTTGAAGTGAAAAAGTTGAACAAGAAAGGCCCAGCCCCTATGCCAGCACACGCACTGCTACCCCAGGACTATCCAGAACAAGCGCCAGTACATGATCCAGAAGGAAAAGCAGAGTTtaatgcaaaatatgttggCCAGGTTTCAACTGGGAGATATGGCGATGTCGCAGAGATAGAGGGTGCTGTGGAGAAAGCCATAgagcaaaacaaacagcaacAGATAACTGAGAACAAGGAGGTCCATGTTGAGCTGACAGAGACAGAGGTCATCATCACTGACTTAAAGACAAACAAGGAACTGTCCAAACATTCCTATACTGAGATATCCTCTTGTGGCAGACGTTCCGACATGACAAAGTACTTTGCCTTCATTGCCGGGGACACACAGTGCAGCGTGTCCAGAAATTTCACTGCCTTTGTGTTTGAGGCTGAATCTGCTGATGAGTCAAAAATCATCCTATGCAGCATAGCGCAAGGCTTTGGAAGAACATCCTGGTTTGTGTAA